Genomic segment of Pontibacter liquoris:
ACTTCTTAATCTTATCAATTGCAGTCTGTGTTGTCTGCAATCTCTTAAGATCAATATTCTCTTTGCGTTTCAGTCTCTGTATAACTGTTTTCAGAACACTGATCTCATTATAACTCATTAATTTGGTTTGCTCTCCAAGATCAATTATTCTCTTCCAGTCATCATTGTTCAGTTTACTTAAACGATTGTATAAGGCAGAAGGATCGACCAGCTCTTTATCATCCAATTGACTAAGCACAGCGACTTTATCGAAGTCTATTTTACTTTCAGCCAGGATGTCGATTATTTCAGCCCCCTTCCTTATCTCCCGCTCGGACAAACCACCAGATTCTCTAAGCTTTTTACAAATAATTGATGCAATAGATTGCTGATATGTACTCAGCACTTTTGAGTTACGATTATAGAGCCACAGACCATCCCAGAACTTTACTCCCAGTGAAGTGATCTTTTGTAAATCAGCATACTTTTTTGTTTCCTCCGTTTTATCATCTACTGATTCATATCTTTCTTTAAATTCTTTATCACTGATCAGATAGGCATTTATAGCCTCCATATTCATTGGATGCCCCTTACATTCAGTTAACGCCTTCCATGTTTTCTCAGATTTAGCAGTTTCACTGACAAGTGCCACATTAAGGGAATCAAAGAAGTCGTAAACAAACTTCAGTCCTTTCTTTAACTCATCCTGTAAATCTTCAGGGACAAATTGCTTTTCCCAGATAAAACCAAGATTGAGCCTGTTGCGTGTGATGCGATGAAAATATGAGAGAGTATATGCAACAGTTTGGGACTTAACATTTGTATCTCCTATAGGGTTTTGATTTTTTCTTCCGAATAAACGGTCAGTTACCTGAAACAGTATGGCATTTGCCACGATGTCCTGCCAGTAAATCCGGTTTGGCTTTTTTGATTTAAATTCATCTTTAATCTCACTCAGGAAGTAGTTGTAGTTTTTTTGTGCTCCCTTAGAAACATGGTGAGGGTGCTGCTTCCAGATGTTTAAATATTTTGCGATTTCAGACTTTACAATAATCTGATTACGGGGATACTTTATAACAAAGGCATCCTTCTTGCCTTTTGTAGGTTCTTTATTGAGAGCTTCCTTATACTGTCCTTTAACCCTCTCCAGAAACCAGATGGTCTGTTTGTTGGTATTCTCAGGGTCAATCGCAAAAGTTGTTCTTGAAAGCTCTTCCAGCTTTTGCAGGTAAGGGTTATTTGATGTCAGATCCAGTTCCGACACTGCATTCTGACTATTTGCGTATCTGGAGATGAAGGGCACTGTTTCATTCTTTTTATCTTCATCTTTGATAACAGTAAGCTTCATCTGGACAAATACCTGTGAGAGATCTGCCTTAAATCTTTTCTCTGTGTGGAACAGGGAAGCAGTTGTTTGTCCTCCATTTACTATCTGAAAGTCTTTAACTCCTGTTATAGCTAGCTGGCCATCATCAAGTCTTATGGTTTTGACTTCCTGAGCTGTTGTTGCAAGTCCGTTGTTATATGGTAAAAACATAAAAGGTTTATTGATAATAGTATCTTTAATACCTTTATTGATTTTACCGGTTTGCTGAAGAAAAGCTCTTACGTTACTCTCCAGAAGCCGGGTACCATAGTTCCTGTAAAGGGTCGCCAGAACAGAGCCTGGCACAATAGCCAGGTAACATTCATACAGATCATTTGCAGAAGGCATTTTCAGGCAGGGTATAACTTTCCCTAATGTTGCTTCAAAGTCAATTTCAATTGGTTCACGATTATACTTTGATTGTGAAAGCCGGTGCAGGCGCTCAGCATCCCACACCTGAAAGGTAAAGGACAAATCCTCCAGACTCTTCAGGGAAAAGCTTTTCGGTGGATCATGTGGGATGTTACCATTGGAGAGAATGAACACATTAACTCTTATAAACTCCTTCTGATTATCCCTGACCAGTCGTGCGAGACCATAAGCTTCAGTAGAAGGCTCAATATCATCAAGATGACCTTTGAAAGCTGCATTAATGAATCCAGTAGACCATTTGATCAGATTTTCAAAATCAGTTTTCCCCACCCGGTAAATATGGTTCGTGTCCTGAAAATGAGCTATAAAAATATCAAGTGTTTCCAGCCCTTCTTCAATTGCATAGCCGTTTATTTTAAACTGCACGTTCTCCCACTTATTTTCCTTCACATAGGAGCATAACCTTATCCCTTCTGTTTCGCCGGCCTCAGAAAGTAACTCCATGACGTACTCAGTGAATTTATTTTCTTTGGAAGTACCATTCTCATCTGAGTAGACCAGTGAATTTATTTCATGGTGAACTTCCTGCAAGTACTGCTCCAGCTCAAAATCAGAGTGAACAACGTCTTTTTGCAGTGTCATATTACTGTCGTTAATACTTCCTCTTCCGTAGTCTCAAATGAATAGCAGGCTGAAAGATCAAGTTGATATTTAACATTGAAAAGGGCATCATTACCAAGGTTCGCCCTGACTATAACTGGAAATTCTTCCCGAATTCTGAAAAATCTTCTTTGATTTACTGAGTAGCTGGTCTCATCATAGTGCTCAACCATATCCCTGCTAATTCCAGAAGATTCTAGTTTGATATCAAACTCCTGAATCAGCTCCGGATCAAAACTTAGTAAATCGCTTATCTCATTTATAATTGCACAAAGGGAATCGACATTTCCTGAAGATTCGCTAACTACAAGCAACACTAAAAAAAGATTGTCCCAGCATGTGAAATCAAGCTGCTGTTCATTTGCTATGTGGACAGATGAATTGCTCGCTTTTGTTGTTTTAATTTCAACTGCATTCCTGTTCCGTGCAAAATCCTGGTTTGAGCTGAGAGGCCCTCTCCATGAACTTAATATTTCTGCCCGATCTGAACAAGTGACCAGAAGTGTTCGCAGGAAAAAAAGCTCTCCGTATAAGCCTCTCTGTTTTTCTGCACTTAGTAACTCTCCGGACACCCTTAAGAAAAGCTTTTTCCAGTAATTAACCCGTTGGTTTATTATGGTGAGTGCCTCTATGGTATCAGTAACAGGAATCAGCTTTTCTATCAGATCTTCAATAAAAAGAACAAATAAATCTTTCAGTTCTCTATCAAGCAGAATAATAGTATAATCCTGCCGTGAGCTGCTTACCGGGATTACCTGAATTTCAAGCCCTCTAAACTTCCGGATAAAATTATTATGAACGGAAACCGAACTATCCAATTCAATCTGAAAGGTTCTGGCTCCGGTATACCCTATCAGACCAATAAAACATTGCAGACCGGGAACACATGATATCTGCTCTCTTAAAACCTGTTTATCAGGGGCAGATTCCTGTTTCTGCCAGATTCTTTTAATATCATCCTTCATCCTGCTCATCATCATCTTCCTGCAGGACTTCTTCAAAATCTACCTGTGCCGGTCTTGCAGCGTAGCTATAAACTTCTTCCCCTTCAAAATCCGGAAATATCAGACCAAACCCAATCAATGGAATATTCTCATCAAGTTTAGATGACACCCTTGGATCGAGAGGCATGATCACTAACAAAGGTCTGCCTTCAGTATTTCTCTTCTGTTTTATTAACTCTTCGGTGGGCTCTGAGTCGAAATCTAAATCTATCATCCTTGCTCTCCTGTCAAGAATTGCATTTTTACTGCCTTTTACTCTAAGCTCTTTTAAACCTTCTTCCAGATTTCTGGCAGGAAGACCTGCTGAGATATTTCCATCCTTCCATGAGAAGTCATGCTTCTTAACTGGTTTACCACTCAGGGCACCTTTTGTGGTTATCGTTTTACCTGAATTCAGAATAACAGCAACTGACCATTCCTTTAGCCTGCTCTCTGAATTTTGCTGTTCTATGTAAGCCCTGAGTACATCATTGCGGACATACGCTGATTTATATTTTGATATAAAGTCAATTACCAAATCTGAGCCCGCTGATTTCCAGAGCAAAGCATTTACTCCCCGATTAGATTCCAGAAGTTCCGGGTTTGATAAATAATTGAGTAAATTGTTAAAAGCACTGTTGTTACCTTCCACTATTGGACGGGATTTGTCAAATATGTAGGTCTGTATCAATTTACCGGAAAATCCGACTTCAATCCGTTCATGCTCTCTCATCTTTGTCACTGAAGTTATAGACAGCATCCCCGGATGTGTTCGTACTTTAAGCTGATAATCCTGGGGTCTCAGATTTTTTGCGGCCATTTCATCAAAATCTGCGCGCATTTCTTCTGTTGCCATTGTAACATGACGGTACCAGTTTACCAACTGTTCAGTCGTATACAATCTGCACAGATCTATATAGCCAGGACGATACCCAAACCATCTCCCCATCTGCATCAGGGAATCGTACATCCGTGTGGTTCGGAGGTAATAGCTAACAGACAAACCTTCAAGAGTAATACCACGCGCCAGTTTATTACCACCAACGGCAATAACTGATAGCCCATTCTCATATCTCCCGTAGTTTATCTCCTCGATATTGTGATACTCCAGATTCCGGGTATTTTTCGTTCCGTGTACGGCCCGCACTTCGATTTTTGAAACTGCCTCTATCAGATGACGGCTTACATCTTCCCAATTATGGAGTTTCAGCTTAGGATCTGAATATGCAAGGTTTTCAAGAACTTCTGTTGTTGTCGGTAAAAAATCGTTCTCAAACAGTTCTTTCAACTCCTGCATAAGGTTACCTTGGCCGGACTTTATCTGGCGTTTAAAGTCCCTGAGTATCTCATTCACTAACCAAGCCACCCGGTCAATCCATGCTACCCTGAGTGCTACGTGTACCAGCATTGAATTATGCTTCTTTCCATGCCCTCTCAACCTTCTGATAGCACACGTAAGTATAAATGCTTTTATAGCTTCTTTCAGAGTTGCCGGAACATCATCAGGGAGCTGGTCCCTGTTATTTCTGTTTATAGTTCTGGGAAACCAAGGCTCCTGATCCTCTGCCGGCCGGATTATATCAAGCCCCTCAAATTGTTCACCTGTCTTTCTGTTTTCGAAGCCGAATACCTGTGCAGCACCAATGTAATTGGAAGGCGGAGGAATATTAACTATAAAATCTCTTGGGAAAAGATCTTCACCAACCTTCAGCCGAACATCTTTCACCATAGTCTCAAGGTCTTCACTCCATGAAGATGGAATAAACAGGTTGGCATATGGGGTAGCAGTATACCCTATAAAAGTGTTTTGATTAAACAGACTCAGAAGAGTTCTGATCAACCGGTTTATTGCTCTTACATCAATTTCAGTCCCTGAATTCACAGAAGCATTATCAGCTTCATCATCAATTACTAGTACAGGAACATCAAAAATTTTACGATTTCCGGCAGAATCTTCCACTGCATACTGATTTAACCATAGTATCAGGTTCTCAAGAACACTGACATTCTTCTTGATTACAAGTACAGTCGGACTTTTACCCCCTATGGGAACGTTTATCTTATTGGCAATACCCCTGTTAAAGTCACCCTTTTCATCAGAAGAAGTGTAGGAGTAAATTTCTGTATCAGCTTTAAACTCACCAACGCCGATTTTATTGACTCGCCTCCTTATTATGAAATCCGCACTATTTCGGCCTATATAGCCTTCATCAATTCTCACCTGAGTCTGTGACCGGAGGGAATTGTGAACACCTGCAATGACAATGATCAGCTTGTAGCCGGCATCAGTAGCTTTGTTTATTAGTCCTGTATAATTCGCAGTTTTACCGGACTGCACATTGCCTACGACCATACCCCTTCTGTCCCATCCACCTGTTGTTTTTGGATT
This window contains:
- a CDS encoding AIPR family protein, which codes for MTLQKDVVHSDFELEQYLQEVHHEINSLVYSDENGTSKENKFTEYVMELLSEAGETEGIRLCSYVKENKWENVQFKINGYAIEEGLETLDIFIAHFQDTNHIYRVGKTDFENLIKWSTGFINAAFKGHLDDIEPSTEAYGLARLVRDNQKEFIRVNVFILSNGNIPHDPPKSFSLKSLEDLSFTFQVWDAERLHRLSQSKYNREPIEIDFEATLGKVIPCLKMPSANDLYECYLAIVPGSVLATLYRNYGTRLLESNVRAFLQQTGKINKGIKDTIINKPFMFLPYNNGLATTAQEVKTIRLDDGQLAITGVKDFQIVNGGQTTASLFHTEKRFKADLSQVFVQMKLTVIKDEDKKNETVPFISRYANSQNAVSELDLTSNNPYLQKLEELSRTTFAIDPENTNKQTIWFLERVKGQYKEALNKEPTKGKKDAFVIKYPRNQIIVKSEIAKYLNIWKQHPHHVSKGAQKNYNYFLSEIKDEFKSKKPNRIYWQDIVANAILFQVTDRLFGRKNQNPIGDTNVKSQTVAYTLSYFHRITRNRLNLGFIWEKQFVPEDLQDELKKGLKFVYDFFDSLNVALVSETAKSEKTWKALTECKGHPMNMEAINAYLISDKEFKERYESVDDKTEETKKYADLQKITSLGVKFWDGLWLYNRNSKVLSTYQQSIASIICKKLRESGGLSEREIRKGAEIIDILAESKIDFDKVAVLSQLDDKELVDPSALYNRLSKLNNDDWKRIIDLGEQTKLMSYNEISVLKTVIQRLKRKENIDLKRLQTTQTAIDKIKKFGIKV
- a CDS encoding PD-(D/E)XK motif protein encodes the protein MMMSRMKDDIKRIWQKQESAPDKQVLREQISCVPGLQCFIGLIGYTGARTFQIELDSSVSVHNNFIRKFRGLEIQVIPVSSSRQDYTIILLDRELKDLFVLFIEDLIEKLIPVTDTIEALTIINQRVNYWKKLFLRVSGELLSAEKQRGLYGELFFLRTLLVTCSDRAEILSSWRGPLSSNQDFARNRNAVEIKTTKASNSSVHIANEQQLDFTCWDNLFLVLLVVSESSGNVDSLCAIINEISDLLSFDPELIQEFDIKLESSGISRDMVEHYDETSYSVNQRRFFRIREEFPVIVRANLGNDALFNVKYQLDLSACYSFETTEEEVLTTVI
- a CDS encoding Z1 domain-containing protein; translated protein: MDQFESATNVCHIFLSPIKAGRSITLDDIINVVQNPLLKQQYPLVDEEELIAQLETDYEVYQSNPTDLTNKDVKPWLNDHTAGLPWELWKRYRSYIKMKDGSFPIDNLDDITDRILDKCVNPKTTGGWDRRGMVVGNVQSGKTANYTGLINKATDAGYKLIIVIAGVHNSLRSQTQVRIDEGYIGRNSADFIIRRRVNKIGVGEFKADTEIYSYTSSDEKGDFNRGIANKINVPIGGKSPTVLVIKKNVSVLENLILWLNQYAVEDSAGNRKIFDVPVLVIDDEADNASVNSGTEIDVRAINRLIRTLLSLFNQNTFIGYTATPYANLFIPSSWSEDLETMVKDVRLKVGEDLFPRDFIVNIPPPSNYIGAAQVFGFENRKTGEQFEGLDIIRPAEDQEPWFPRTINRNNRDQLPDDVPATLKEAIKAFILTCAIRRLRGHGKKHNSMLVHVALRVAWIDRVAWLVNEILRDFKRQIKSGQGNLMQELKELFENDFLPTTTEVLENLAYSDPKLKLHNWEDVSRHLIEAVSKIEVRAVHGTKNTRNLEYHNIEEINYGRYENGLSVIAVGGNKLARGITLEGLSVSYYLRTTRMYDSLMQMGRWFGYRPGYIDLCRLYTTEQLVNWYRHVTMATEEMRADFDEMAAKNLRPQDYQLKVRTHPGMLSITSVTKMREHERIEVGFSGKLIQTYIFDKSRPIVEGNNSAFNNLLNYLSNPELLESNRGVNALLWKSAGSDLVIDFISKYKSAYVRNDVLRAYIEQQNSESRLKEWSVAVILNSGKTITTKGALSGKPVKKHDFSWKDGNISAGLPARNLEEGLKELRVKGSKNAILDRRARMIDLDFDSEPTEELIKQKRNTEGRPLLVIMPLDPRVSSKLDENIPLIGFGLIFPDFEGEEVYSYAARPAQVDFEEVLQEDDDEQDEG